The following coding sequences are from one Salmo trutta unplaced genomic scaffold, fSalTru1.1, whole genome shotgun sequence window:
- the LOC115182764 gene encoding uncharacterized protein LOC115182764, producing MYILIPVFLLMFLVLWTDQMFKRLCRFTCRRSLKCHFGCRLCSLLCKSFCVGLLWIASVLIDGDWYVCCGNNLPNDKVDLPCKKNVLIPEDKNTLAQLRNDSLVIGLLCLLAVAFGFILSIIPPCRCHAKNTPGSQNTPDRGCCITFCEACCKSYHRHLYEESVLEETEIIMRDILKEKAKEYVSVTVSQIRPLTETTNKDQKVNSDEGGNPSVSLPETQRGEGAVGDAHTFDWDKISNLAFDMIDDLHKTSKPQEGSSGDDGKGGSIQPRPSDAVNDQGGDDGKGGSIQPPASDAVNDQGGDDGKGGSIQPRPSDAVNDQGGEDDDEGGSIQPHASEAVNGQGGDDDDEGGSIQPRPSDAVNDQGGDDDDEGGSIQPHASEAVNDQGGDDDDEGGSIQPHAFEAVNDQGDEDDGKAIGEP from the exons ATGTACATCCTGATTCCAGTTTTTCTGTTGATGTTCCTCGTTCTCTGGACGGATCAGATGTTCAAAAGACTATGTCGGTTCACATGCAGACGGAGTCTCAAATGTCATTTTGGCTGTAGACTGTGCTCCCTTCTGTGTAAGTCATTCTGTGTCGGGTTGCTTTGGATTGCATCTGTGCTCATCGATGGAGACTGGTACGTGTGCTGTGGAAACAATCTCCCTAATGACAAAGTTGATCTTCCCTGCAAAAAAAATGTGCTCATCCCTGAAGACAAAAATACCCTGGCTCAACTCAGAAATGATTCGTTG GTTATTGGTTTGTTATGTCTGCTGGCTGTTGCTTTTGGGTTCATCCTGTCTATCATACCTCCATGTCGTTGCCATGCTAAGAACACGCCTGGGAGTCAGAACACGCCTGATCGCGGTTGTTGTATCACATTTTGTGAGGCTTGTTGTAAATCTTATCACAGGCATTTATATGAGGAGAGTGTTTTGGAAGAAACTGAAATTATAATGAGAGACATTCTAAAGGAGAAAGCTAAAGAGTATGTGTCTGTTACAGTGAGCCAAATAAGACCCCTTACTGAGACAACGAATAAAGACCAGAAGGTAAATAGTGATGAGGGGGGAAACCCATCAGTGTCCCttccagagacacagagaggtgagggggcagTAGGAGACGCTCATACATTTGATTGGGATAAAATATCGAATTTAGCTTTTGACATGATTGATGACTTACATAAAACTTCAAAACCACAAGAGGGATCAAGTGGGGATGATGGAAAAGGGGGATCAATACAACCCCGTCCATCTGATGCAGTTAATGATCAGGGTGGGGATGATGGAAAAGGGGGATCAATACAACCCCCTGCATCTGATGCAGTTAATGATCAGGGTGGGGATGATGGAAAGGGGGGATCAATACAACCCCGTCCGTCTGATGCAGTTAATGATCAGGGTGGggaggatgatgatgaagggGGATCAATACAACCCCATGCATCTGAGGCAGTTAATGGTCAgggtggggatgatgatgatgaagggggATCAATACAACCCCGTCCATCTGATGCAGTTAATGATCAgggtggggatgatgatgatgaagggggATCAATACAACCCCATGCATCTGAGGCAGTTAATGATCAgggtggggatgatgatgatgaagggggATCAATACAACCCCATGCATTTGAGGCAGTTAATGATCAGGGTGATGAGGATGATGGAAAAGCAATTGGTGAACCGTGA